A segment of the Romeriopsis navalis LEGE 11480 genome:
CCCCCAGTCAAGTCGCTTTAAAAATATTTTGCGAGAGTCAGGTTCAACCTTCCCATTCCAGAAAGAATTGAATTCTTTGACTCTCGCAGGTAATTTATAGAATTTCAGCGATAGTGCGGTCAATATATGCGTAACAGCCAGAATCTCAGGATTGGTTTAGTTATCCAGCGATAACGCCTTAAACCGAAAACCTCAAGTGAGATGTGTTGGTGGCATGTGTCCTAAGATAGAGCCGCGCATCCCTCCCAAGACAGATCTCAAAGGAAATTCGATCGAGTCTTCACACCCGAATTTAGTTTTAATGAACTTCCGGAAACAAAAAAATAATGAAGTAAACAGTAGATCGTGAAGCGATGAAAAATTCGATCAATGATGGCGCTATGCTATGTCTTCAGTTCAGATCCAAACAGCTGCTACTCAAATATTTCACCAAACCACCGCGAAACTAACAGGCGATCTCATATTTATTTTCAAGAAAAATATTCTATTGAGTTTGATGTCGCCAGTCGATAGTCTGGAGTCGTGCTTGAATATCAATCTACTGTAGCGATCGAATATTAAATTCTTTCTTCGTAAAATTTTAACAAATCATTTTACTGTGCTGAGTTGTCTAACGGTCGATCGGATTGGCCTAAATCACTGGCTGTCAACAAGCTCACATAATGCATATAAGCCGCGATATTTATTGCGAATTGCAACAAATTAACCGCTCAATCGCAGAGATTTCACGCAATCCCAGCCAGCACATAGCGGAACACGGTAGTCTTTTAATACATCCCTCTGAACACGGAACTCCCGCTTCACCGGAAAATTGCTAGAGACATCATTCTTGCATGATCATTCCATCCCCTGTCCTTGACGAATTAACGGCAGCAATGCCCCAAATCCGTTGTCAGATGTACTTTAAATCTTCCTTAACGGCACTGTCCCATGCCATGGAAGATCAAGTCCTCGCCGGTGATGACCAACCCATCGTCATTGCTAGTTTTCAGCGCGAACGGTTCTATCGTCAAGAGGCGCACCGGTACGTGCGCATTGCCGAACGCACTGATCAGGTTTACGTCTTAGCCGCACCGGAAGCCGACTTTACGGACAATTCTGAATATTACGAAACCGTTGCCTTTGAACCCGGTGATGGCCTTTGCGCCGAGTGGCATTTGATTGTGCTGGGCAAAAACTACGCGTCCTGCCTGTTGTGCAAAGAGAAAATGGGGGGGCCTACGCCAACATTGCATGTTGACCAATCACGGCGGTTTGAGGGACTTTGGACCTTCGATCGTGAAATCGTGTTTAAGTCAGCCGAAATCATGATGCAACGGATTATGCGGTATCGCCCCGAACTCACCGAAAAAATCATCCAAGGCATGGCCCGATTTCCCCATGCAGATGTGATCAATACCATCAACCGAGTTGATCCAGAGCCATTTGCCGAGCGGCTGGTCACCTACTTGCAAGCCGGGCAATACAAACTCTCCAAAGCCTATCGATCAATTTCACTGAAGGAGCGCCGTGAGCGCTTGGTGAATGTCATTACATCGGCAGTGCGGCAATCCCTCGATCCAGAAGCAGTTCTACAAGTTGCCGCCCAAGAAATTGGCCAAACGCTGAAGGCCGATCGCTGCTTAATTTATCGCTGTAAAGATAGCGATAAACAAGTGACGTTAGCACATGAGTTTCTTGATCAACGCCACGGCCAAAAAGCGCCACGCAAAACCACAGCGAAATCCACGGCAAAACGCGCGAAAGCTTCATCGGCACCACCCGCCCTGGAGTCGTTGGTGGGCAAGCGTTGGGATTTATATCATAATCCTGTCTTCCAAACGGCGGCCCAAACCCTGGAACCAGTTTATCTAGAAGATACTCAAACCGCCGAACCCTTCAACCAAAATACCGCCTGCCAAAGCCTGATCGGCACCTATCAGATCGGCGCCTGGTTGATGGTGCCGATGGTTCACCAGGATCACCTCGTGGGGATGCTCGAACTGCATTTCTGCACCCCCCAGCCCGACTTCGTCACCAATCACGATCTCGAATTGGTGGAAGCCGTCGCCTCCCAGGTCGGCATCGCCTTAATTCAGGCCGAAGCCTACGCCAACCTCGAAGATCTAAACCAACAGTTAGAAGCCCTCGATCGCACCCGTAGCAACTTAATCGCGATCACCGGCCATGAGCTGCGCACACCGCTCACCACAATCCAAGTCTGCATCGAGAGTCTGGCCACGGACCCCGACATGTCCCTGGATTTACGCCAGGTGATGCTGAACTCCGCCATGACCGATGCGGAACGGATGCGCAAGCTGATTCAAGACTTTCTCACCCTTTCCCGACTCGAAGGCGGACGCATCGAATGGCGATTCGAGCCCATGCCACTGTGGGAATGTGTGGAATTAGCACTCAGCAGTATCCGCTCCCGTTACAAGGAGGATTTGCCCCAGATTAAGGTCGATCTACCTGAGGATTTGCCCTTTGTCCATGCCGATGGCGAATGGCTAGTCGAATCAATTTCTAGACTGCTGGATAATGCCTGCAAATTCACGCCATCAGCCGGTGAGATTCGGATTCAAGCCAAGGCCGATCGCGACACAAACATGATGGAAGTGATTGTGATTGATACAGGCCGGGGAATTGAGCCACATCTGCTGGAAACTATCTTTGAGCGGTTTTATCAAGAAGAAGGCGCATTGCGGCGCAGCACCGGCGGCACCGGCCTCGGACTCGCAATTTGTCGTCAGATCATCACCAACTGGGGCGGTCAGATCTGGGGTAAATCAGCGGGGA
Coding sequences within it:
- a CDS encoding DICT sensory domain-containing protein gives rise to the protein MIIPSPVLDELTAAMPQIRCQMYFKSSLTALSHAMEDQVLAGDDQPIVIASFQRERFYRQEAHRYVRIAERTDQVYVLAAPEADFTDNSEYYETVAFEPGDGLCAEWHLIVLGKNYASCLLCKEKMGGPTPTLHVDQSRRFEGLWTFDREIVFKSAEIMMQRIMRYRPELTEKIIQGMARFPHADVINTINRVDPEPFAERLVTYLQAGQYKLSKAYRSISLKERRERLVNVITSAVRQSLDPEAVLQVAAQEIGQTLKADRCLIYRCKDSDKQVTLAHEFLDQRHGQKAPRKTTAKSTAKRAKASSAPPALESLVGKRWDLYHNPVFQTAAQTLEPVYLEDTQTAEPFNQNTACQSLIGTYQIGAWLMVPMVHQDHLVGMLELHFCTPQPDFVTNHDLELVEAVASQVGIALIQAEAYANLEDLNQQLEALDRTRSNLIAITGHELRTPLTTIQVCIESLATDPDMSLDLRQVMLNSAMTDAERMRKLIQDFLTLSRLEGGRIEWRFEPMPLWECVELALSSIRSRYKEDLPQIKVDLPEDLPFVHADGEWLVESISRLLDNACKFTPSAGEIRIQAKADRDTNMMEVIVIDTGRGIEPHLLETIFERFYQEEGALRRSTGGTGLGLAICRQIITNWGGQIWGKSAGKDQGSEFHFTIPMIVERPETPKTTASKKKPKSGNPSRKRK